The following are encoded together in the Sinorhizobium terangae genome:
- the minC gene encoding septum site-determining protein MinC, giving the protein MTKVLTDTRSIRIKGRSFLALVLSPELPLDGWLTRLDDLASRSAGFFLGRPVVLDVEDIEIDRAQLKALIAELAKRNVRIMGIEGGRPSLFEPGMPPAMKGGRPAPDFEVPSAEQAAESAKSGQGKPAEPVVRAEPQVVRAMPSIIIREPVRSGQSVIFPEGDVTVVGSVASGAEIIAGGSVHIYGTLRGRALAGSVGNASARIFCRKLEAELLAIDGVYKTADDMAPHLRGQAVQLWLEGDSIMAERLN; this is encoded by the coding sequence GCGCTCGTGCTTTCTCCGGAACTGCCACTCGACGGATGGCTTACCCGGCTCGACGACTTGGCCTCGCGCTCGGCGGGGTTTTTCCTGGGCAGGCCGGTCGTCCTCGATGTGGAAGACATCGAGATCGATCGGGCGCAGTTGAAAGCACTGATCGCCGAGCTTGCGAAACGCAACGTGCGCATCATGGGCATCGAAGGCGGGCGCCCGTCACTGTTCGAGCCGGGCATGCCCCCGGCCATGAAGGGCGGCCGGCCCGCTCCGGATTTCGAGGTTCCGTCGGCCGAGCAGGCCGCCGAATCGGCGAAGTCCGGTCAGGGCAAGCCGGCAGAACCCGTCGTTCGCGCCGAGCCGCAGGTGGTCAGGGCGATGCCTTCGATCATCATCAGGGAACCCGTCCGTTCCGGGCAATCGGTGATCTTTCCCGAAGGCGATGTCACCGTCGTCGGGTCGGTTGCCTCGGGCGCGGAAATCATCGCGGGCGGTTCGGTCCACATCTACGGAACGCTGCGGGGACGGGCGCTGGCGGGATCCGTGGGTAATGCCTCGGCGCGCATCTTCTGCCGTAAGCTCGAAGCAGAATTGCTGGCAATCGACGGTGTCTACAAGACCGCCGACGACATGGCGCCACACCTTCGCGGGCAGGCAGTGCAGCTCTGGCTCGAGGGCGATTCAATCATGGCAGAGAGACTTAATTGA
- a CDS encoding DUF3775 domain-containing protein, with translation MSEAWDLSISPEKVCYLIVKAREFDVKDAVTEPDPASNASDDNMASVLEDQPDDPVEAELASAIWALNEDEQIDLVALTWLGRGDGRLEDWEDIRAQAAESHNTRTAAYLLGIPLLADYLEEAMAQFGESCQDYETGRL, from the coding sequence ATGAGCGAAGCTTGGGACCTATCGATTTCACCCGAAAAAGTCTGCTATCTAATAGTCAAGGCCCGCGAATTCGACGTCAAGGATGCCGTGACGGAACCCGACCCGGCATCCAACGCATCCGACGACAACATGGCCTCGGTGCTCGAGGATCAACCGGACGATCCCGTCGAGGCTGAGCTTGCCAGCGCGATTTGGGCACTCAACGAAGACGAGCAGATCGATCTCGTCGCATTGACCTGGCTCGGCCGCGGCGACGGCAGGCTGGAAGACTGGGAGGATATTCGTGCTCAGGCTGCCGAGTCCCACAACACCCGAACTGCCGCCTATCTGCTCGGCATACCATTGCTGGCGGACTACCTGGAAGAGGCAATGGCGCAATTCGGCGAGTCCTGCCAGGACTACGAAACAGGGCGCCTCTGA
- a CDS encoding DUF4405 domain-containing protein — translation MKVILQRYATPFITGLFLVSLISGIALFFHVGNGVLNEMHEWLSLVLVLPFALHVWKNWRSMTHYLGRLPMTLALLVSAGAAVAMAWPSGERRSGGPPQIAFSRQIIAHTASEIAPLLGQTSESLIATLKARGFAAAAPDMALIEIATKSGKNEFQLVRALLPSQP, via the coding sequence GTGAAAGTCATCCTGCAGCGATATGCGACGCCGTTCATCACAGGTCTATTCCTCGTTTCGCTCATTTCCGGGATCGCGCTGTTCTTCCATGTCGGCAACGGCGTCCTCAACGAGATGCATGAGTGGCTGAGCCTCGTGCTGGTCCTTCCTTTCGCGCTCCATGTCTGGAAGAACTGGCGGTCGATGACGCATTACCTCGGGCGCCTTCCGATGACGCTCGCGCTGCTGGTCTCGGCAGGAGCGGCCGTTGCCATGGCATGGCCGAGCGGCGAGCGTCGCAGCGGCGGGCCCCCGCAGATCGCCTTCAGCAGGCAGATCATCGCCCATACCGCGAGCGAGATCGCACCGCTTCTGGGTCAGACGAGCGAAAGCCTGATCGCAACACTCAAGGCGCGCGGGTTCGCGGCCGCGGCACCCGATATGGCTTTGATCGAGATTGCCACCAAATCGGGCAAGAACGAATTCCAGCTGGTGCGGGCCCTTTTGCCAAGCCAACCATGA
- a CDS encoding universal stress protein, translating to MPFKTILTVTGEGSSDSDLQAAASLCGQVGAHLSVLVVAMAPPPPIGEYATVSTIWLEQRDRDREELEATVSHAREIISRTKVSFDISGVYAEAGTADRDIGERALYADLVLIGPSVLDQPDLKRQVINGSLFEAMRPILLVPAGNKPNLRPKTVLLAWDSRTEAAHAAREALDLMAAATVVHVTLVDPQAVSGKNGEEPGADVAAYLARHGINVTVDQLPSAGRSVASVLQQRAVDISADMIVMGAYGHSRVRELIFGGVTKTMLDEAAIPILMAR from the coding sequence ATGCCCTTCAAGACCATTCTCACTGTCACCGGGGAAGGCAGTTCAGATAGCGATCTGCAAGCGGCCGCCAGTCTCTGCGGCCAAGTGGGCGCTCATCTTTCCGTCCTGGTCGTCGCCATGGCTCCGCCACCGCCGATCGGCGAGTATGCGACCGTTTCCACCATATGGCTGGAACAACGCGACCGCGATCGTGAGGAGCTCGAAGCAACTGTAAGCCATGCTCGCGAAATAATTTCTCGCACCAAGGTGTCTTTCGATATCAGCGGCGTCTACGCAGAAGCCGGGACGGCAGATCGGGACATCGGCGAACGCGCGCTCTACGCCGATCTGGTCCTGATCGGACCAAGCGTTCTGGACCAACCGGACCTGAAGCGGCAGGTAATCAACGGCAGTCTCTTTGAGGCGATGCGACCGATCCTGCTCGTCCCGGCAGGCAACAAGCCCAATCTTCGGCCGAAGACGGTCCTGCTTGCCTGGGATTCGCGCACGGAAGCTGCACATGCGGCGCGCGAGGCTCTCGACCTCATGGCGGCGGCGACGGTCGTCCACGTCACGCTGGTCGATCCCCAGGCTGTTTCCGGAAAGAACGGCGAGGAACCCGGCGCCGATGTCGCCGCCTATCTTGCTCGTCACGGCATCAACGTAACGGTTGACCAGCTGCCGAGCGCAGGCCGTTCTGTCGCAAGCGTGCTGCAGCAGCGTGCCGTCGATATTTCCGCCGACATGATCGTCATGGGGGCGTACGGGCATTCGCGGGTGCGCGAGCTGATCTTCGGCGGGGTCACGAAAACGATGCTCGACGAGGCCGCCATCCCCATCTTGATGGCGCGTTGA
- the minD gene encoding septum site-determining protein MinD → MAKVIVVTSGKGGVGKTTSTAALGAALAQRNEKTVVVDFDVGLRNLDLVMGAERRVVYDLVNVIQGDAKLPQALIRDKRLETLFLLPASQTRDKDSLTAEGVEKVMAELKKHFDWIICDSPAGIERGATLAMRHADVAVIVTNPEVSSVRDSDRIIGLLDSKTERAERGERVEKHLLLTRYDPARAERGDMLKVDDVLEILSIPLLGIVPESTDVLRASNLGAPVTLADSRSAPALAYLDAARRLAGETVSMTIPGEKRGLFGKIFGRRAA, encoded by the coding sequence ATGGCGAAAGTAATCGTGGTTACATCGGGTAAGGGCGGCGTCGGCAAGACGACGTCTACCGCCGCACTCGGTGCGGCATTGGCGCAGAGAAACGAGAAGACGGTAGTCGTCGATTTTGACGTCGGCCTGCGCAATCTCGATCTGGTCATGGGCGCCGAGCGGCGAGTCGTCTACGACCTGGTCAATGTCATACAGGGCGACGCCAAGCTGCCGCAGGCGCTGATCCGCGACAAGCGGCTCGAGACGCTCTTTCTGCTGCCGGCATCGCAGACCCGCGACAAGGACAGCCTGACCGCCGAGGGCGTCGAAAAGGTGATGGCCGAGCTGAAGAAGCACTTCGACTGGATCATCTGCGACAGCCCGGCGGGGATCGAACGCGGCGCCACGCTCGCCATGCGCCATGCGGACGTTGCCGTCATCGTCACCAACCCGGAGGTCTCGTCGGTCCGCGACTCGGATCGCATCATCGGCCTTCTCGACTCAAAGACGGAAAGGGCCGAGCGCGGCGAGCGGGTGGAGAAGCATCTCCTGCTCACCCGCTACGATCCCGCGCGCGCCGAACGCGGCGACATGCTGAAGGTCGACGACGTGCTCGAGATCCTGTCGATCCCGCTGCTCGGCATCGTGCCGGAGAGCACGGATGTTCTGCGCGCCTCGAACCTCGGCGCGCCGGTCACACTCGCCGACAGCCGCAGCGCACCGGCGCTCGCCTATCTCGACGCCGCCCGCCGCCTCGCTGGCGAAACGGTATCGATGACCATTCCCGGCGAAAAGCGCGGCCTGTTCGGCAAGATATTCGGACGGAGGGCAGCATGA
- the minE gene encoding cell division topological specificity factor MinE: MSIFSFFTKQTSAPTARERLQVLLAHERASVGHSDLVAQLREEILAVIAKHVQVDRDKVNVKMDRGEQVSTLEVDIEIPLDASVRAA, from the coding sequence ATGAGTATTTTCAGCTTCTTCACCAAGCAGACGTCCGCGCCGACAGCGCGCGAACGCCTCCAGGTCTTGCTCGCACACGAGCGAGCCTCGGTCGGTCACTCGGATCTCGTCGCGCAACTGCGGGAGGAAATCCTCGCGGTCATTGCCAAACACGTTCAGGTCGACCGCGACAAGGTAAATGTGAAGATGGACCGCGGCGAACAGGTCTCGACACTGGAGGTCGATATCGAGATCCCGCTCGACGCCAGTGTGCGCGCAGCCTGA
- a CDS encoding YoaK family protein, whose product MEPSPPGQYDPLPLVLIVLSAVTGLVDAVSVLGLGQVFVANMTGNTVFLGFAIGGAPGFDVARNLTALIAFFVGAWAGGLIAVRHATASRRRCLLTVATGEALLFWISAFLAIGFDTDALAPTRILYLLIILTAIAMGLRNATVRALKVPDLTTTVLTLTITGLAADSSLAGGSNRNWQRRVAAVLALLIGAVLGAALLRWSGLTSTLVLTGAIVLGVTIAYAFHPASRQTAGDAA is encoded by the coding sequence ATGGAACCATCGCCACCGGGCCAATATGACCCGCTGCCGCTCGTCCTTATTGTCCTTTCGGCCGTAACCGGTCTTGTCGATGCGGTCAGTGTGCTCGGGCTCGGCCAGGTTTTTGTTGCCAACATGACCGGCAACACGGTCTTCCTGGGCTTTGCTATCGGCGGGGCCCCCGGCTTCGATGTCGCGCGTAACCTGACGGCGTTGATCGCCTTTTTTGTCGGCGCATGGGCCGGCGGGCTCATTGCCGTACGCCATGCAACGGCGAGTCGCCGTCGCTGCCTTCTGACCGTTGCAACGGGCGAGGCTCTGCTCTTCTGGATCTCCGCCTTCCTCGCGATCGGATTTGACACCGACGCGTTGGCGCCCACCCGAATTCTTTACCTGCTTATCATCCTTACCGCCATTGCCATGGGGCTGCGAAATGCGACAGTCCGCGCGCTCAAGGTGCCGGATCTCACCACGACGGTTCTTACACTCACCATCACTGGCCTTGCCGCGGATTCATCGCTTGCCGGCGGCAGCAACAGGAACTGGCAGCGCCGTGTTGCGGCCGTGCTTGCCCTGCTGATCGGCGCAGTCTTGGGCGCGGCCCTGCTACGCTGGAGCGGCTTGACATCGACACTGGTGCTGACCGGCGCCATCGTGCTCGGGGTGACGATCGCTTACGCCTTCCATCCTGCATCCCGCCAGACCGCGGGTGACGCTGCATGA
- a CDS encoding DUF1622 domain-containing protein — protein MNTAIERGELAGLVAPLMEPLATVLEAFGVAVIIIGVLFATVRYVRDLAAGLGDAAYDRYRANLGRGILLGLELLIGADIIATITSPLTWESVGLLGLIVLIRTFLSFSLEAEIEGEWPWQRQRRNRAAGPNDQTG, from the coding sequence ATGAACACCGCGATCGAACGAGGCGAGTTGGCGGGGTTGGTGGCACCGCTGATGGAGCCATTGGCAACCGTGCTGGAGGCCTTCGGCGTCGCCGTCATCATCATTGGCGTGCTCTTCGCCACCGTCCGTTATGTGCGAGACCTGGCCGCGGGTCTCGGTGATGCCGCTTATGATCGCTACCGCGCCAACCTGGGGCGCGGGATCCTGCTTGGTCTCGAACTTCTCATCGGCGCAGATATCATCGCGACCATCACGTCGCCCCTCACCTGGGAGAGTGTCGGCTTGCTGGGGCTGATCGTGCTGATACGAACCTTCTTGAGTTTTTCGCTCGAGGCGGAGATCGAAGGCGAATGGCCTTGGCAAAGGCAGCGGCGCAACAGGGCAGCGGGTCCGAACGACCAGACCGGTTGA